The region tGTGTGAAGAGAAGTTATTTCGAAGAGTTAGATCACCTCCACACAGTGTTAATTGGCTCCGCCTTTCACCTGCTTGTCTCCAGTTTGAGAGAAATAAGTCATCACCATTGTCCTCGTACCCGTTTCTTCCTTGCTCATCACTGGGAAATACTGACAGACAAAAGGAGTTTGGGACCATGAATTcattttcacttcacttcaaaTGCTCTTTTGAAAAGAGGTGTTGGGTTAAAGTTGAAAACTGTCGTTACGTCGGTCCTCATTGATAGATAACCACCTTTCGGTGAGTGGGCTTTCTTATTTTCGACGAGTGGCGAAGCCTCGAAAAAAATCTGCCTGTGTATTTTTCCGAGGCTTtgctaaaaaagaaagaaagaaacgaaagaaaagaaaaccttGCTAACGCAGAAGCTTTTGCCCGTGGCAGGCCGATGTAGACAGAACCACGTTTTTGGTGAGTACTTTATGAGGCAaagcctctaaaaaaaaaaaaaatgtccgtgCATTTTTCGAGGGTTCGCTATTAAAGGCACGGTCCAAAGTTTTCtcgttgctgtttgtaaacccAACATTCAAAAGTGACGCTCAAGGAAGAAGCCAACCGGAACCAGCGCGAAAACAGCCGAATTTGCATATGCAGACAAGACGGGACTCGAATTCTTCACACGTCAGCGGAAAGAGTGCACCAATCAGGAGTGCGCATTTGCACAGCGAAATCTGCATTTGTCACTGATAGTCGCTTGCCTCGTGGCTTGGCTAAAAGGAAAACGTTGAGACTCCGCCCAGAAACGTTTGGGACAGACCAAAACAAATCCTTTGGACCTTAACCCGACATTAAAGGCAGAAAAAGTTTGAAATCATTTATCTTGGTCTGGCTTACTTGAACCCAAACATCTGGCATTCAAAtcagggtgtgtagacttcatatctactgcacacacacacaaacacacaaacacacacacgctaaaTGTCCACAGGGTGGCGCTCCGTCTCCCTTCGACAGAAACTTTGGCACCAAAGTGGCGGCTAAAGCCGTCCAGTGGATCACCAAGACCATGAAGGAGTCTTACAAAGGAGGTAAAACCTGAAGCCAATGTCAACTCCGCATCAACTTTGAAGCTTCAAATGTCCTCACCGAATGTTTGGACGCGCAGGCCGAGTGTTTGCCAACTCCGAGGACAGCGCGTGTCTGCTGGGCATGAGACGCCGTGCGATGGTCTTCCAGCCGGTGGCGCAGCTCAAACATGAGACCGACTTTGAGTAAGGACCTTCACGGACGCATCTTTAGCACAACAGTTTTTGGTTCGGAACAAAGGTTTGACTTAGCATAGGACGGTCTAGTGTGTGTTGACCGACAAAACTGTGACAAAAAGACACggggagtcagccattttggtttaaagggGCCATTTTTTCTCTACAGGGGTTCTTCAAATGAATTCAGATtgattatacagtatttgaaaatTCATCCGCCCCGAAACCAGTTTGACTGGGTAAAATCTAATTTGGTAGGCCGGTCTATCCTGtgtagacctacaaaaaaagtctcaacacGCCATGATGGATATGAGACAGGAAGGCCgccatttttgttcaaaatgggaattttatggtcattttgaacatttccaGATGTCCTTCAAATTTGAAAATTCGGCCCCCGAAGCTAGTTTGACTGagtaacatgaaatttggtagtcaAGTCTGTCatgaggagacccacaaaaaaaagtttgaagaaGCCCTGCTAGAGAAGACACAGTAAGTCTGCCCTTCTGGTTCCAAGGGAAACATTTTCGGCATTTTTTAAGAGGTTCTTCATACATGAACTATTTCGGAAAATTCAGCCCCAAAGTCACTTCGTTTGACTTCTCAACATAGAATTTAAAACATGGGTAGacagacctacaaaaaagtttcaagaagcCATGTTGGAAAAGAAACAAGAAGTCTGCTATTTTGGTTCAAAGTGACCATTTTAGGcgtcttttctttttgaaagatgAACTTGTCCGAGTGATTAaccgttttttcttttcttatctttttttttttaattcttcccCCGAAGCCTGTTTTAAtgtcaacatgaaatttggttagCCATGAACAGTATTCACGAATAGACCACAAAAGGCAAATCAAGCATTTTCAATTTGAACAGGCCATTTTATGCTTTCTTACATTTGCATGGCGCCCGAGTCATCACACAGGAAATGAATCCAGCCACTTCCTGTCTCAGACACAGGATCCCCAAGGAGCAGTGGTGGCTGAAGCTCCGCCCCCTGATGAAGATCCTGGCCAAGTACAAGACCAGCTACGACGTGTCCGACTCGGGTCAGCTGGAGCACGTGGGCCGCTTCCGGGCCAGAGAGGGCGACGCCTCGGCCGCCATCTGAACGTCCCGCTACTTTGGGcgcatttaacacacacacacacacagaaaaatggAATGTCACACACTGTTACTCTAACTTATTGCAGATTGGAATATATCATTGAAATATGCACTCCGAATGACGTACCGTATGGAGCACTGCCAATGTAGCTTTACCACCttgttgttttgtctttgttgtCGCTAATGCTGTCACAAATGTGTGTAAACTGCTGTGCCATGGGTGTTGTGTGTCcgttgcgtgtttgtgtgtacgcATTATTAAAGTTttgattgtgttgtttttgcctttttcttGTCACTATTTTGCCTTAAACAAAACGCCACCAATGAGAATTTGCTGAAACGTTTGCCCTCATGGTGACAACTCGAGTCTAATCGGCATGTCATGATACTGTAGTTATTGTTAAATACACAAGAGGGCGCCGTCGCAAAGTGCCAATATATGTTGTTCCCTTTTTGATACTGTAGTTATTGTTAAATACACAAGAGGGCGCCGTCGCAAAGTGCCAATATATGTTGTTCCCTTTTTGATACTGTAGTTATTGTTAAATACACAAGAGGGCGCCGTCGCAAAGTGTCAATATATGTTGTTCCCtttttgaccactagatggtagcACAATATAACTTTTCAGCTGTAACGTGCATTTTAGttgaggtgattttttttttcactcttacTAAAACAGTAGTTAACACACAGCAGTGACTTCGTGTAAATATTGAGACTTTAAGAGTAGAATTTGACATATAACTGAAAAGAACAATATTTCAAGAAACACGCTTAAAATGTCAAGTTACTAAATTAACTATGGAagacaaaactgccaaaattaaaaataaatgaataaaatgagaataaaacggatataaaaaaaatataattccaaaattaaatacaataaatataaatggaaataaaaacaacaaattatatatatatatatatatatatatatatatatatatatatatatatatatatatatatatgcaacacacttaggaccgccccctcatttgaataacatttgtaCCTGTCAGAGCGTCTGctgcatgaaatgaataaatgtgagagcagagctctctatatttatttttgtattaatttcggcatttatttattttttgaatctcgtttttaatttttgcattattttacttttatttatttagggatatattttttgtcgttctgatttccatttatatttattgttttgtattttactttagatttatatttttacatccgtttttattttcactttatttatttagtaatttatttatttttaattttggaagttttggtcctccataactcCAACAAGATGCAATATACACAGAAATCGGACtaatttttgattgacactgtcagataTTTAGGAACTGCTGTACAATCACATTATTAAAACATGATGACACATTAATCATCATAATtatagctagcagctagctagctcccatggtgcttgtttaccttttagggaacTACCGAGCtcgcatcaggggctaaagccaaatggtggcaaatattttatatttaaaaacatgatCTTATTGTTTTATGATTACAATAACAAGCTCAATGTTGTAACAATGTCAATCACAACTTGTGACAGCGTACCTAATAAAATGGCCACCCACTCTCGAGTTTATGAAAATGAGCAACAGTCGGTGGATAAGAATTcgattcaaatgtttttatttattcaaaatagaCTCTTCTATCAAAGTGGCAATTATACATAATTACACGATCTGTACATGATAATTAGATAAATACCCTCATTTAAGCGCGACGCAAACCCGTAATGAGTCCGTTAAGGCAACGTGGACCCAAGTAAACCCGATGACGTCACCGGGAAGACAAAAAGTTCCAATTCAGGTCCTCCCGCGGCGAATGGGCGTCCCTGCATTCAGCTCACACCCGGGACAGAGGCACCTGCTTGGGAAAGGACACGGAGCTCCCAGTGCCGGACCTCCAGGTGAGTCCGGTGCTGACGTCACTGTACATGGACCCCCCTCCCGCCGAGGACGTCTTGCTCCTCCAGCAGCATCGCGTGCACCACGTCCTCCACGAGTCCAGGGTCTTCCCAGACCACAGCCACACGCCCGACGTGATGCCACCCAGCAGCCCCATGAAGTACTTGAGCATGAACACGGCGTAGTCCGGCCGCGGGGGGCGATCCGCCTCgacgggggcgggggcgggggcgagGGCGGAGGGGGGGCCGCACCCGCATCTGTAGCCCGCTTCCCACGCTCGCCGGTTGTGCTGCTCGTAGAAGTAGCAGGCCGCGATGACGGCGGCCGGCACCGTGTAGAGCACCGTGAAGACCCCGATGCGAACCATGAGCCGCTCCAGCTTGTCCGCCTTGCCCTGGCGGCGGACGACGCGGCGGATGCGGAAGAGCGACACGAAGCCGGCCAGCAGGAACATGGAGCCCACCAGCAGGTAGACCACCAGCGGGGCCAGCACGAAGCCGCGCAGGTTGTCCAGGTTCTGGTTGCCCACGTAGCAGATGCCCGCCACCGGGTCGCCGTCCACGGAGCCGAGCGCCAGCGCGGCGATGGTCTTGGCGCTGGGCAGCAGCCAAGCGGCCAGGTGGAAGTAGGACGCGTAGCCGGCGATGGCCTCGTTGCCCCACTTGAGCGCGGCGGCCAGGAACCAGGCCAGCGACAGGATGACCCACCAGATGGACGCCGCCATGCCGAAGAAGTAGACCAGGAGGAAGACCAGCGTGCAGAGCGCCGGGCCGGCTCCGGCGTGAAGCTGCGCGTGCTCGGCGCCGGCCCGGCGCGTGCACGCCACCCTCTCGTGGCCCGCCGCCAGACGCAGCAGGTAGCCGGCCGACACGCACAGGTAGCAGGCGGCCAGGAAGATGATGGGCCGCTCGGGGTACTTGAAGCGCTCGCGGTCCACCAGGAAGGTGGCGACGGTGGTCAGCGTGGAGGCGAAGCACAGCGCCGCCCACAGGCCGATCCAGAAAGCGGTGAAGGCGCGCTCCTCGGCACTGAAGAAGGGGCTGTGgcacgcggcggcggcggcggcgcactctccgggggagggggggcactTGGGCGCCGGCGGCGGGGGCTTGTGGTGCTTGTAGCCCGCCTTCTTCCAGGGCTTGAGTGGCCGCTGGGTGGGCggcgcggcgctgctgctggtaccgccgcccccgccgcccccgccgcccccgccgcccccgccgcccccgccgccgcTCTCCTGCCTCGGGTCCATGCACAGCAGGTCCTGGCGCCCCAGCTCCGGGAGCAGCTCGCACCTCATGCGGTCGGGCCAGGGGAAGCCGAATTGCCTCATGAGGGGCGCGCAGCCGGCCCGGGCGCGCTCGCACACGCTCCGGCACGGCGGCAGCGGCTTCTTGTAGTCCTCCAGGCAGATGGGCGTGTACAGGCTGCACAGGAACAAGCGCAGGTCCGCCGAGCACTTGATCTCCACCAGCGCCAGGAACTGGTGCACTTCCAGGCCGGCCTCCTCCTGCGTGTCGTGGTGGAACTGGTTGGGCATGTAGGTGTGGTTGTAGCCGATGCCCTTGCACATGGGCACGGAGATCTCCTGGCACTGCAGCGGCTTGGCGCCCCAGCAGCGCGAGCGGTGCACCGCCAGCGCGAACAGGCACAGGAAGAGCGCGCCCCGCGCCGGGGGGGGCCTCCGTGACATGGCTGGGCGgatgcgcgcacgcacgcgcgggCTCGGGTGCGGGTGCGGGCGCAGGCGCCTCACTCCGCCGACCAACAGCGAGCCGTCATGGCCGCTCGCTCCCGCTttgtcaagtgtgtgtgtgtgcgctcagTGGGCGGGCTGCGACCTCTTATAGGCCAGGCGAGGGGGGGAGGCCACGCCTCCCGCGAGGAGGGTCCCGGCCACGTCAATCAAACTCAAAGAGCTTTGGCGgtccaatacacacacacacaccgaatACAATCGGCCCATTAGGGAGGAATGTCATTAGCAGAGTCAACAGTATCTTAATGAGTTCAACGGGACAATAGTCAGCAAACCAACGCGCTGAAAATGAAGAAATGATGTCTTGACGGACAACAAGCAATCGAATAGAAAATAAGCATGCGTGAGAATTGAACTTTTggctggtgtgtgtgtttgtttgtcccTCCTACACTTAGTGCTGTAAAACAAATAAGGAAAAGTTCtttcaataattattttaaaatgcatgtgcaatatttatacacattttataataattaattgaaacaaatactaggcctatatatatatatgtactgggGAACGCAACGTAGCAGAcaagtccacgtcaaaatttagcattaagaaatgtaataataatgcatatatttgtggtatTTAAAAATGGTATTTAAAAAtgggcagaatttcacaagttacttcatgttaaagattagattgctcttaatatgaaaagaaaaatgcactgagctgtcaccaaccatctagtggcagaaaactgacctcaaaaagtcttttttttctcacagaaGAGGACATCTTttgaattttaactcaattgtatgaattattattacattttattgtatgtttagaacagatataaattaaTCGTGAGCTAGCTATTGAagacatgcaattaattacaataacaattttttatcgcagtaaatacatatatattttttgtattattaatagtgatagaccgatatgtctttttcaaggctgatactgatacgattattagtagtcaggGAGAGCGATAACTGATATTGCAAGCTGATATTTATTTGCAGTCAAAGAGAAAATATTGGTGtcacaatttaaacaaaaatgtacttcttattttaattttaaacatataaagaattgacagctttatttaaaaattctaacaaaaattgtaaaaagcttccagggtcatcattcatgtgttaagctaaattaaaaaccaagcaagtaaatagttccctaaagttttctactgtaaagagttttcccaaattttaacataatttcttaattttaatttaaaaaacaaaaagtgcagggagttcccagtgtcagcattaatatttttttttataaagtggaaatttaaataaatccataaatgaaaagttgtcTTTAtttcactgagcgacaaatgcacgTGAATGTCGCTAATTTGTGCTTTTCGTCAGAATTCGTAAACGGTTTCAAAAGATCCTcgcagacagtaaaaaaaaaagtctaaatatgttcgaaatgtctttgcgacaaaatttttttgtctgtggacatcttacaaatgctgataaaaatggaaaatttcgCCACGTtggcaagcattcaccgcttaGTGCTTGATCGGCTTTCAGAGttgtaaaaaggccgatgccgatatttgtcaaaatgccaaatatcggcaccaatAATATTAGctagtgtacctaatgtagtggcTTAGATGCAAGTGTCATTATAATCGGTCATATGAGGTGTTGCTTCCCACAGAATGTAGGAAAAACCATCGTCATCGCTGTCATTGGTCCTGATGGCTCTTTTATctgaatcacatttttattagtAGCGCTGCTTTAAAAGACACGTTTttacagttttgtttgttttttgtctttacaaagtTTGACGCCACACGATTTCAGATGTCCAGTGCGTGTTTGTGTatgcttgcatgtgtgtgtgtgtgtgtgtgaggttaATATGGTCTTGTTAGCCCACCGCAGGGGGTGTGGTCTTGCTGCTGTTTGTCTTAACTTGGCTGCAAATTGTTTG is a window of Vanacampus margaritifer isolate UIUO_Vmar chromosome 2, RoL_Vmar_1.0, whole genome shotgun sequence DNA encoding:
- the LOC144044417 gene encoding frizzled-8-like yields the protein MSRRPPPARGALFLCLFALAVHRSRCWGAKPLQCQEISVPMCKGIGYNHTYMPNQFHHDTQEEAGLEVHQFLALVEIKCSADLRLFLCSLYTPICLEDYKKPLPPCRSVCERARAGCAPLMRQFGFPWPDRMRCELLPELGRQDLLCMDPRQESGGGGGGGGGGGGGGGGGGTSSSAAPPTQRPLKPWKKAGYKHHKPPPPAPKCPPSPGECAAAAAACHSPFFSAEERAFTAFWIGLWAALCFASTLTTVATFLVDRERFKYPERPIIFLAACYLCVSAGYLLRLAAGHERVACTRRAGAEHAQLHAGAGPALCTLVFLLVYFFGMAASIWWVILSLAWFLAAALKWGNEAIAGYASYFHLAAWLLPSAKTIAALALGSVDGDPVAGICYVGNQNLDNLRGFVLAPLVVYLLVGSMFLLAGFVSLFRIRRVVRRQGKADKLERLMVRIGVFTVLYTVPAAVIAACYFYEQHNRRAWEAGYRCGCGPPSALAPAPAPVEADRPPRPDYAVFMLKYFMGLLGGITSGVWLWSGKTLDSWRTWCTRCCWRSKTSSAGGGSMYSDVSTGLTWRSGTGSSVSFPKQVPLSRV